tcaaaatttgtaTCATTAGATGTAGTGCTTCAACAATTGGTTCCCCGCAACATTGTTGATGCCTTATCTACTGTGTACCCGCATCCTCATTTGTTTCAAACAAATAGAAAACTATGCTGCAATAATGCGGAAATTATTGTGTTTCATAATTGTCAAGAATGTGTGAATGTACATTATGCGCAGCATCAATTGAGAAATGAAGATTCTCCCTATCCTGACTCGACTATTTCTATTTATGATGCCATTTTAATCTGTTCTGTTTCTTTCAGCATGCGGCCTACCTTGCTGAGAATCTGGGATTAAGTGTAACTGATTTAGTACTCGATGGCTTGAGCAAAGCTGGCTATGATAATCTGACATCCCCAAAAGTTATGATTCAGTCCAGTAATAGCTCTGTTCTAATGAAATTCAAGGACAAACATAACTATGATCGTGTATACAAGGTTGACGAGAATATTCGTGATGCCTCCAACTCAGCTGTTGAGGACATAAAGAAATTTGCGACTGCTGTGGTTGTCGGCAAGGAGTCTGTCGTTCCTGAAAATCAAGCTTTCCTCACTGTTCTAACTGATACTGTATCGAAGCTACAATCGTTTAAGCTGCCTGTTTATGTAGAACTCTTCAGCAATGAGTTTGTGTCTCAAGCATGGGACTTCTTCTCAGACGCAACTGTGGAGATCAACTCATATTTCAAGGGATTCAAAGTTGATGGTATCATCACAGATTTCCCTAAGACGGCTGCCAGATACAAAAGTAAGTTGATACTTATCATTTGAcgctttttaattaaatgatgcACAAAAGTAAGTTGATACTTATCATTTGAcgctttttaattaaatgatgcACAAACACATCAAGCGTTTTGTGAATAACCTCGGTTAAGAATTGCATTGTCATTACTCCTATGTTTCTACACAATTTTGACACACTTCTACTAATCAATTCAGCTGTCCTATgaaggggttttttttattatcttttgtgGGTTGGTCCTATAGAGCGCTATCCAGGTTTGTGTGTAGTTATTGATGCAACGGTGCTTCAATGTAATGCAGGAAATCGCTATATAGAAACGGCCATCAATGACACACCTGCTTACATGAGCACGGTTCAGCCTGGAAGTCTCATGCAACTCATCACTTCTGATTACCTGCCACCAGCTGAGGCCCCGTTCCCTCTCCTGTCAGAATCAGATGTAGCGGAGCCACCTTTGCCCAATGCTTCAGAAAAAACCCCAACTTCCGGCCCAAGTGGTGTACCTGCGGCAGTTCCTCCTTCGCCAAGCGGGCAGCCTAAGATTGTATCAGGCTTCCTCCTGCCATATCTGGCAATGCTCCTTGCTGctctttttctaatttgaaCAATGTAGCATGCTCGCTCACTCATTATTTTGTGATCGTGTATTTTCCCATCTCTTTGCTTGGATTTCAAGTAGCTTGGAGCTTTCTTCCTTGCATGGCAGCAAGGCTAATCCAAATTTTTCCAGTCGAGTAGTGAATTCTTTTTGCGTCCAAACACTTTAGGCATGTTCATTCTTCCCCcttgtaatttgaaaataatttattcgGGTCTGcaatttgtatttctgttttgtAAAATATACACAcgattatttttttggtttgcaTTATGTACGAGTAATGGAGCCATGGAGGCATTGCATATCATTGTATTCTCTACtgtttttagtaatttagacAGCAAATGTTACGAGTGTTTATGAGGCCTACCCTATCCAAGCAGAGGGGTGGGTCGGACTTCTAGCTGGCATGTCCATATTTCGTAGGTTGCTTGCCATAGAGCTGACCGCTGAGAGGCCACCAATTGTCAAAATCCCAAAGCAAAGTCGATGCATAACTAAAAgttttaaggtaaaaaataggaaaaaaaaaaagtttggaggGAAAACTTTTCCCGGAACTGCCATGacttttgtaatgttttttcaAGTTTAGAAGTTTGCAATATGGGTATCCCGTATCCGATTTATCAGTTTTTTTCAATCACTCTCCTGTGTTAGGATTTTTGGTTTATTCTTAAAGGAAGAagcaaaaatgaccaaaatattctcatttataaaataaaaaataaaggaagagaaagaaccCCTCTAATtgcaaacttttcatttttcttttacctttctagatttttttttttttaaaaaaatttaattaataatatatttgcactttaataaattttacaaaagtATAAAGAACATTTCACTTGTTAGCTgtttaaattaatgaaaaagcCTAATAATAGAGGGTATTGAAATGGACTCATACATCGGACACCTCACATTGCATGCAAAAAGCCAATAACAGTTCAGAGgattaaataaagtttttcaaagttttaaaaatgagaaaaacacTATAAAGAAGAATTATAAAGTTTGGTAATTCTAATTTCTactaccttttttttcttatctttttcttttgtaaattagGTCGGACAAAATTTGTCCACGCCCTTTGTCCTCCAATTTCTTATTAAACTAAcaagttaaattaaaaaatgtcaatttaataaattgctTTGGAGAAAACTTGGTCCAACTCGctatacgtttttttttttttcccttttccaaTGTAAATGAGTAAATGTGTCAATTATGAATAAGAAATGGAAACTTCCCATTtaataaatgcaaaaataaatCTCAAGTGAGAAATgtctaatataattaatatggAAAGTAGTGAGCGTTAGGTCAAAGCTCCCCAAAATGATCAAAGCCTCGCCGAATGATGTCATAAATATGCATTTAAGTTTAGAATTCAATAATACAAGGTCAATATCCTGAATATTCTCTCGTAAAAGGATCATATTCATGTATGGAATCCCATCTTATGGTAAGTGTTTTAAACTAGGAGAAATGCCTTGAATATTTCCTCATTATCAGCATATGTCAATGCTCCTCAtgatttttccattttccaCAAAAATTGCTAGATTTTCAGAAAAATCCCTAgattttttcattctctcttttcCATCCACTTTAATTTTATGGTACCATTATCTCACCTTAATGATGTGGCAGTACTAATCcgtccttaatttttttttttttgctttccttttagAATCAACTATTAGATATGTAGTTGTGcggacataaaaaaataaaaaataaaaaataaaaaactattagATATGTAGGACCCACATTTTCACTTATGTGAGTAGAATAAATTCAATGCTTGATTTTCAAAAGATGAGGTTGGAAAATGATGAAAgaatactaaatagcatttcttttttatttttttaactatggTTTATTGGCATTGTCACATCACGAGTGTGGgatagtaataaaataaaagtattgtttttaGCATTACCTGTTAAAGTTTGAGGCATCTAGCCTGAATTATTGAAAGTTTAAAATATGCTAATTAATCGGggcagtttttattttttttacaaataaattattCGAAAGATGTATATTGGCGCCATTATAGATCCACTTAATCAAgtcatttattgtttttttaaaaagtaataaagtcaTTTATGGTTATTATGGCTGCTAGTGTTCTTCACATGGAACATTGGCTGTTACCTAAATCAGGTTAATGCATTAAAGTCAAAAGGGATTTCGGTTTTAggagaaaattgtttttggcaAAGCAAGTGTATCAAATCATATTTACTATATAATCATAGGATTTGTATTTTCTTCCATTTATATCCATTAACACTCGCTATAAGAACCCAGAAACCATATCAAATTCAGCAAGACATTCAGTTAGTAgtggtcaaaaaataaaatcaaacatgTCTTCATTATCAGTTTTTCGTTTTGTTTGCTTCATGTTCTTGGTAGCATTGATCACTGAAGCTGGAGCTGCTgggaaaattgtttttgatgTGACGAAATATGGTGCCGTTGCCGATGGTATAACCGATAACAGTAAGGTAATTATAACGGTTTCAAAATATGCGATTTcgtctgcgtttttaaaaatgtgaaGATCTTTTCACGTTTTTAAACGGTACCCATTGTCTGTTGCGTGAAAATGTGATCTTTTTGacgtttttttaaaacactttttgcaattttgtttgaaaatagtTTTGTCATTGTGTTTTTGCAGGTTTTTCAAAAGGTATTCAACAAAGCTTGTCAATCCGAAGGATACAATTCTGTCCTAATCCCAGACGGAAAATATATGCTGGGCCCAGTACAGTTTTCAGGCCCATGTAAGGGCCCAATGGCATTTATAATTAAAGGTGCCCTAATATCTCATACTGATGTTGGATCTTATGGTAGCAGATTGTACCATTGGATCACCTTCAATAGCATAGACCGGTTGGTAGTCGGCGGAGGTGGGTCGTTGGATGGCCGAGGTCCCTCTGCTTGGGCCCACAATACTTGCAGTAAAAGTAAAAGCTGCGTGCCTCTTCCCTCTGTAAGTGTTCTTGATTCAACATGCAAATCTTAAATTTGTCTGCCAAATGCTGTAGCCTATAATTATGGGCTTGTGTTATATAAATGGATCCGAATCCCAGCAACTGCTCTACCCGAATAAGGGGTGGCTTGCTCAAGACCTGCTTGGGCAGGCACGCCCTAGAAAAGTTCTCTCACATTTATTACCTAACAATTCTGAGTAACAAAATTGTTGGAGAAATGCTATTTGGTATGCTCATCTTTCTCATATTAAATGGTGGATTGAAAATGTCACTTCagtgaaaaaatataagagaagaacaaaagcatataacatttctcaataaCATAACATTTTAATTCTATGGTACTCTTCCAGCATTCCTTGCAATTAGCTGCCTGATTTGCATGCAGATGAGACTCACCTTCCTTGAGCAGTATGGGGTGCAGTCCCACCTGCATGGCCGTAACCACCTTAgcccttgaaaaaaaaaatagaccttaaaaattatttttgccccccaaatattatttctaaaaattttgctttccaaactaaaatttctaattCTGCCCCTGCCCACCTGGCTAAGGCCAGTTGGGCCGTGTAGTCCTTACTGTCAGATTCAATTCGGACAGCTAATTGAAGGGAATTTTGATCTATGGtaaaaattttacaattctGTTTATGTGAATTAgggtttttactttttcttggGGCCATTTTATTGAACTATTGCTCATAAAAAATGTGTTTCCCTAATGCTTTTGACAGTCAATGGGATTCAATTACGTGAACAATTCACGGGTAACTCACCTGACATCAATCAATAGCATGGGTGTCCATATGAACCTTTATAGATGCTCCGGCATGAGATTTGATCACATTCATCTAATAGCGCCAGAAGACAGCCCCAACACCGACGGAATCCACATTGGGGAATCGACTCATATAGACATATCGACAGCGGTAATAGCCACCGGAGATGACTGCGTTTCCTTGAGCCCTGGTTGTTCAAGCATAAATGTTACAAATGTTTGGTGTGGCCCCGGCCATGGAATCAGTGTCGGAAGCCTCGGTCGGACGGCTAATGAAGAAGATGTCAATGGACTGACTGTGACTAACTGCACCTTCATCGGCACCCAGAATGGGTTGAGGGTCAAAACATGGGCTAGCTCTTTTGCAAGCAATGTCTTCGATCTTACCTTTCAACAAATTCATATGGAGGATGTCTATAATCCCATCATCATCGATCAACAATATTGCCCATATGACAATTGTCAAAAGGTACTTTCTTGTCTAACTAAgtgagcatgcatgcatgcatttaGGTTGTCGACCCCGCCGCTTATTTGGGCATATGAGTTTCATAGCCTCTTTTTTTAAggttctgtatatatatattttaaaaaaatttcaaacccaAATAGTTGTGTCCATAAACtcaccattttgtttttttttttatttgggttaaaaaaataatgtgagggggttttttttaccattattttttttttaacccaaaaaatatgggtattttagtaattacATTGAAAGCATATGTGTTGTCAACGAACTAAGAAATATAAATAGTTATTTGATCCCACGTcttctatttttaataatagTTATTCATTTCATGTACTTTTTGTGTATAGGGTAACTCCCAAGTTCAGATTCGGAATGTAAAGTATATAAACATTAAGGGAACTTCGAGGTCAAAGATTGCAATTGCTCTAGAATGCAGCCGAAGTAAACCTTGTGAGAAGATTGAGCTCAGTGACATCGAACTCGTTTACTCCGGTACGGGAGGACCGGCATCTTCCTCGTGCAATAATGCCAATGGTGCTGCTTATGGTCCACAAAATCCACCCTCTTGCATATAGCAATCTGCTTTGGTGCTTGCAGACTAGCTAGCTTGAATTCTAACTAATGCAAGTATGATAATTTTAAACACACTATGTAGATTTGACACAGTTTTTCTCATTGACCCGTTATGTAAACAACCAGCCCTTTCTCTAATGAGGAGGAGCAAATAACTCTGTGATCCTAAAAACCAGAATGTTTTACAGGCTATTGAATCATGTATTGGTATCCAAAAATCTCTGCAAATTAATCAAGTTTGTATggctttcatatatatattcctcttcTGAAATCttagtaataattttttgtgGCAGGAAGCGTTTGGCATTGCAGTTTCATAGACAAAACtgtgattttaaacaaaatcgtagaaaatagattgtttggaattgtatttttaaaaaattgccactTGAAAACGcagaaaatttgtatttttcaaatcataggtaaaaactaaaaaggtttatttattttttaaaacacataatTATAAAGGTTAAACTGCGATTTTGCTAAACATttaattgcatttaaaaaaaattatgttttcatattaagcattttaaaattgttgttttaaatCAAACTTAAATAGACGTAAGTGTTGGAAGGATGTTTATGTTTAATCCATGAAAACATAATGTCTTCATCAGAGAAAGAAACTTTcccttttctcctttcttgGAGTTAAAAAGGAAAACAGATTAATATTAGGCTTGTCaatcaatgaaaatttttagtatt
This genomic interval from Corylus avellana chromosome ca3, CavTom2PMs-1.0 contains the following:
- the LOC132174588 gene encoding exopolygalacturonase-like gives rise to the protein MAASVLHMEHWLLPKSALITEAGAAGKIVFDVTKYGAVADGITDNSKVFQKVFNKACQSEGYNSVLIPDGKYMLGPVQFSGPCKGPMAFIIKGALISHTDVGSYGSRLYHWITFNSIDRLVVGGGGSLDGRGPSAWAHNTCSKSKSCVPLPSSMGFNYVNNSRVTHLTSINSMGVHMNLYRCSGMRFDHIHLIAPEDSPNTDGIHIGESTHIDISTAVIATGDDCVSLSPGCSSINVTNVWCGPGHGISVGSLGRTANEEDVNGLTVTNCTFIGTQNGLRVKTWASSFASNVFDLTFQQIHMEDVYNPIIIDQQYCPYDNCQKGNSQVQIRNVKYINIKGTSRSKIAIALECSRSKPCEKIELSDIELVYSGTGGPASSSCNNANGAAYGPQNPPSCI